A DNA window from Alligator mississippiensis isolate rAllMis1 chromosome 11, rAllMis1, whole genome shotgun sequence contains the following coding sequences:
- the LOC132243768 gene encoding olfactory receptor 13G1-like, translating into MKNQSSVTAFIMQGLSIHPQYQILLFVIFLTVYLIALLGNLAIIAAILSSPSLHKPMYFFLFHLAIVDIICTSTIMPKMLGNLVIITSTISFSGCMAQLYSFTWCLGAEMVLFTVMAYDRYVAICYPLHYSTMMNRSVCLGLSAVVMVIAVTNSWVHTGLIMQLTFCGPNIINHFFCEIPPLLALSCTPVRINEIMVFTADIFLAMGDFLLTCLSYCFILKAIMKIRTREGKKKAFSTCSSHLIVVSLYYSTVIYTYIRPASSYSFDRDKIVAALYTLVTPTLNPLVYTLRNKEVKVALKKVIPYLGR; encoded by the coding sequence ATGAAGAACCAAAGCTCTGTGACTGCATTTATTATGCAGGGCCTCTCCATCCACCCACAATACCAGATCCTGCTCTTCGTCATCTTCCTCACTGTCTATCTCATCGCTTTGCTTGGCAACCTTGCCATAATTGCTGCAATCCTATCCAGCCCGAGCCTGCACAAGCCTATGTACTTCTTTCTCTTCCACTTGGCTATAGTAGACATCATCTGCACCTCCACCATCATGCCCAAGATGCTTGGGAATCTAGTGATCATCACAAGTACTATCTCCTTCTCTGGGTGCATGGCCCAACTCTACTCTTTCACATGGTGTCTGGGTGCTGAGATGGTGCTTTTCACTgtcatggcttatgaccgctATGTGGCCATTTGCTACCCTTTGCATTACAGCACCATGATGAACAGGAGTGTGTGCTTGGGTTTGTCTGCTGTGGTGATGGTTATTGCTGTGACCAATTCTTGGGTGCACACCGGCTTGATTATGCAGCTGACTTTCTGTGGACCCAACATTATCAATCATTTCTTCTGTGAGatcccaccactgctggccctctCCTGCACCCCAGTAAGGATAAATGAGATCATGGTCTTCACAGCAGACATCTTCCTAGCCATGGGGGATTTCCTATTGACATGTCTCTCTTACTGCTTCATTCTTAAGGCCATCATGAAGATCCGGACAcgtgaaggaaagaaaaaagcttttTCTACCTGCTCTTCTCACCTCATTGTGGTGTCTCTCTATTACTCCACTGTTATCTACACCTACATTAGGCCAGCCTCCAGTTATTCCTTTGACAGGGACAAGATAGTAGCAGCTTTGTACACTCTTGTGACTCCGACTCTCAATCCTTTAGTTTATACCCTGAGAAATAAAGAAGTCAAGGTGGCCCTTAAGAAAGTGATTCCATATCTTGGGAGATAA